A single region of the Arthrobacter sp. V1I7 genome encodes:
- a CDS encoding proteasome assembly chaperone family protein, with protein MIERISGSLLDPESLYLRDDALFHSPELRGLNLVMGFTGFADAGHVVSQITAEMLDTLDGEMIAEFDADQLIDYRTRRPQVSFVEDHLQDYQAPSLALYRLVDGLGNPFLLLAGFEPDLQWERFARAVVGIVENLDVNLVTWIHSIPMPVPHSRPVGVTVHGNRPDLIEGISAWKPTVEVPAAVGHVLELRLVAAGRNVAGYVIHVPHYLAEAEYPTAAVAGLEYLGAATSLMLPADRLREAGREVGRQIAEQIAASEEVQQVVSRLETRYDENAEGTVRRSLLADENDQLPNADALGAAVEAYLARKEPGE; from the coding sequence GTGATTGAACGGATTTCCGGCTCCTTGCTGGACCCCGAATCGCTTTACCTGCGTGATGACGCGCTGTTCCACAGCCCGGAGCTGCGCGGACTGAACCTCGTCATGGGTTTCACCGGCTTCGCCGACGCCGGTCACGTCGTCAGCCAGATCACCGCCGAAATGCTGGACACGCTGGACGGAGAGATGATCGCCGAGTTCGACGCCGACCAGCTGATCGACTACCGGACCCGGCGCCCGCAGGTGAGCTTCGTCGAGGACCACCTCCAGGACTACCAGGCCCCGAGCCTTGCGCTGTACCGGCTCGTTGACGGTCTGGGGAACCCTTTCCTCCTGCTCGCCGGGTTCGAGCCGGACCTGCAGTGGGAGCGGTTCGCCCGAGCGGTCGTCGGCATCGTCGAGAACCTCGACGTCAACCTGGTCACCTGGATCCATTCCATCCCCATGCCGGTCCCGCACTCGCGGCCGGTGGGCGTGACGGTCCACGGCAACCGCCCGGACCTCATCGAGGGGATCTCGGCGTGGAAGCCGACGGTCGAGGTGCCGGCCGCCGTGGGGCATGTCCTCGAGTTGCGGCTCGTCGCGGCAGGACGCAACGTCGCGGGCTACGTGATCCACGTCCCGCACTACCTTGCGGAGGCCGAATACCCCACGGCTGCAGTGGCCGGGCTGGAATACCTGGGCGCGGCCACCTCGCTCATGCTCCCCGCAGACCGCCTGCGCGAAGCCGGCCGCGAAGTGGGCCGGCAGATCGCCGAGCAGATCGCCGCCTCGGAGGAAGTCCAGCAGGTCGTGTCCCGGCTCGAGACGCGCTACGACGAGAATGCTGAGGGGACCGTCCGGCGGTCCCTGCTGGCCGACGAGAACGACCAGCTTCCGAATGCGGACGCGCTGGGCGCGGCCGTGGAGGCCTACCTCGCCCGCAAAGAACCCGGGGAATAA
- a CDS encoding leucyl aminopeptidase, which translates to MVKNTEVNLSAIAGDLKKSPSDALVIGVGQGPDGPVLLRNPLPAKAAEALAESLSILGVTGAVDQAHRLPGLPEAGAAVLVLAGVGKLAANQPLTEEALRRAAGSAVRQLAGVDTVALALPTASLADVAAVAEGAAMGAYSFTEYRTSRDGLKDPVRNVAIVTDLAADRGLQPTLNRAALIGKAVNATRSLVNQPPSHLYPESFAGAARELSKGLPVKVTVWDEKRLDKDGFGGILGVGKGSTRQPRLVKVEYAPAKATAKIALVGKGITFDTGGISIKPALGMGDMKSDMAGAAVVLNTVLAIAGLGLPVKATAWLCIAENMPSGAAQRPADVLTMFGGKTVEVLNTDAEGRLVMADGIVAASQEYPDAIIDVATLTGAQLIALGDRTAGLMGSDAVIGPIKAAADRAGELVWPMPLPEELRASLDSQVADIANIGERHGGMMTAAVFLREFVGKGKDGEQIPWAHIDIAGPSFNNGSPYGYNHKQGTGCTVRTLVAYAEDILANRV; encoded by the coding sequence GTGGTCAAGAATACTGAAGTGAACCTTAGTGCAATCGCCGGGGACCTGAAGAAGTCCCCCAGCGACGCCCTCGTCATCGGCGTGGGACAGGGTCCGGACGGTCCTGTCCTGCTCCGCAACCCCTTGCCGGCGAAGGCCGCCGAGGCGTTGGCGGAGTCACTGAGCATTCTTGGCGTCACCGGGGCGGTCGACCAGGCCCACCGGCTGCCGGGCCTGCCGGAAGCCGGAGCGGCGGTGCTGGTGCTCGCCGGCGTCGGCAAGCTTGCCGCGAACCAGCCCCTGACCGAGGAAGCGCTGCGCCGTGCCGCCGGCTCCGCCGTCCGCCAGCTGGCCGGCGTGGACACCGTCGCCTTGGCCCTCCCGACGGCGTCCCTGGCCGACGTCGCAGCCGTTGCCGAAGGTGCCGCGATGGGCGCTTACTCGTTCACCGAATACCGCACCTCCAGGGACGGCCTGAAGGACCCGGTCAGGAACGTCGCCATTGTCACCGACCTCGCCGCCGACCGGGGCCTGCAGCCGACACTGAACCGGGCGGCCCTGATCGGCAAGGCAGTGAACGCGACCCGCTCGCTGGTCAACCAGCCGCCCAGCCACCTCTACCCCGAGTCCTTTGCCGGCGCCGCCAGGGAACTCTCCAAGGGCCTGCCCGTCAAGGTCACGGTCTGGGACGAGAAACGCCTGGACAAAGACGGTTTCGGCGGCATCCTGGGCGTCGGAAAGGGCTCCACCCGGCAGCCCCGCCTGGTCAAGGTCGAATACGCGCCGGCCAAGGCGACCGCGAAGATCGCCCTCGTCGGCAAGGGCATCACCTTCGACACCGGCGGCATCTCCATCAAACCGGCCTTGGGCATGGGCGACATGAAGAGCGACATGGCCGGCGCCGCCGTCGTGCTTAACACGGTGCTGGCCATCGCCGGCCTGGGCCTGCCCGTCAAGGCGACCGCCTGGCTCTGCATTGCCGAGAACATGCCCTCCGGTGCCGCCCAGCGCCCGGCCGACGTCCTGACCATGTTCGGCGGCAAGACGGTGGAGGTCCTGAATACCGACGCCGAAGGCCGCCTGGTCATGGCGGACGGGATCGTCGCGGCAAGCCAGGAATACCCGGACGCCATCATTGACGTCGCCACCCTGACGGGCGCACAGCTGATCGCCCTCGGTGACCGCACCGCCGGTCTCATGGGCTCGGACGCCGTCATCGGACCGATCAAGGCCGCCGCGGACCGCGCCGGCGAGCTGGTCTGGCCGATGCCGCTGCCGGAGGAACTGCGGGCCAGCCTCGACTCGCAGGTCGCGGACATCGCCAACATCGGCGAACGCCACGGCGGGATGATGACAGCGGCCGTGTTCCTGCGGGAATTCGTCGGCAAAGGCAAGGACGGCGAGCAGATCCCGTGGGCCCACATCGACATCGCCGGCCCTTCCTTCAACAACGGCAGCCCGTATGGCTACAACCACAAGCAGGGCACCGGCTGCACGGTGCGGACCCTGGTGGCCTACGCCGAGGACATCCTGGCCAACCGCGTGTGA
- the lpdA gene encoding dihydrolipoyl dehydrogenase, producing MADQATAQEFDILVLGGGSGGYATALRAVQLGLTVGLIEKAKLGGTCLHNGCIPTKALLHSAELADHARDSAKYGVNVTLDSIDITAVNAYKDGIVAGKFKGLQGLIKGKKGITVIEGEGKLQGTDAIVVNGTAYKGKNIVLATGSYSRTLPGLEIGGKVITSDEALTMDSIPKSAIILGGGVIGVEFASVWKSFGVDVTIVEGLPSLVPNEDATIVKAFERAFKKRGIKFSTGVFFQGVEQNHDGVKVTLVDGKTFEADLLLVAVGRGPVTANLGYEDAGITIDRGFVLTNERLHTGVGNIFAIGDIVPGVQLAHRGYQQGIFVAEEIAGLKPVIVEDVNIPKVTYSEPEVATVGYTEKAAKEKFGEDQIQTQEYNLAGNGKSSILGTSGLVKLVRQKDGPVVGVHMIGARMGEQIGEAQLIVNWEAYPEDVAALVHAHPTQNESLGEAHLALAGKPLHG from the coding sequence GTGGCCGATCAGGCAACTGCGCAAGAATTCGACATCCTGGTACTCGGCGGCGGCAGCGGCGGCTACGCAACTGCCCTGCGTGCTGTTCAGCTTGGACTCACCGTCGGCCTGATCGAAAAGGCCAAGCTCGGCGGCACCTGCCTGCACAACGGCTGTATCCCCACCAAGGCCCTGCTGCACTCCGCAGAGCTCGCCGACCACGCCCGTGACTCGGCCAAATACGGCGTCAACGTCACCCTCGACAGCATCGACATCACCGCTGTCAACGCCTACAAGGACGGCATCGTTGCCGGCAAGTTCAAGGGCCTGCAGGGCCTGATCAAGGGCAAAAAGGGCATCACGGTCATCGAAGGCGAAGGCAAGCTCCAGGGCACCGACGCCATCGTCGTGAACGGCACCGCATACAAGGGCAAGAACATCGTCCTCGCGACCGGCTCATACTCCCGGACGCTGCCGGGCCTGGAAATCGGCGGCAAGGTCATCACCTCCGACGAAGCCCTCACCATGGACTCGATCCCCAAGAGCGCGATCATCCTGGGCGGCGGCGTGATCGGCGTCGAGTTCGCTTCGGTCTGGAAGTCCTTCGGCGTCGACGTCACCATCGTCGAAGGCCTCCCCTCGCTGGTGCCGAACGAGGACGCGACGATCGTCAAGGCCTTTGAGCGCGCCTTCAAGAAGCGCGGCATCAAGTTCTCCACCGGTGTCTTCTTCCAGGGCGTCGAACAGAACCACGACGGCGTCAAGGTCACCCTCGTGGACGGCAAAACCTTCGAAGCCGACCTCCTGCTCGTGGCCGTCGGCCGCGGCCCGGTCACGGCCAACCTCGGCTACGAAGACGCAGGCATCACCATCGACCGCGGCTTCGTTCTCACCAACGAGCGACTGCACACCGGCGTCGGCAACATCTTCGCGATCGGCGACATCGTCCCCGGCGTGCAGCTGGCGCACCGCGGCTACCAGCAGGGCATCTTCGTCGCCGAAGAGATCGCCGGCCTCAAGCCCGTCATCGTCGAAGACGTCAACATCCCCAAGGTCACCTACTCCGAGCCCGAAGTCGCCACGGTCGGCTACACGGAAAAGGCCGCCAAGGAGAAGTTCGGCGAGGACCAGATCCAGACCCAGGAATACAACCTCGCCGGCAACGGCAAGAGCTCCATCCTAGGCACCAGCGGCCTGGTCAAGCTGGTCCGCCAGAAGGACGGCCCCGTGGTCGGCGTGCACATGATCGGCGCCCGCATGGGTGAGCAGATCGGTGAAGCCCAGCTGATCGTGAACTGGGAAGCCTACCCGGAAGACGTGGCCGCGCTGGTCCACGCCCACCCGACGCAGAACGAGTCCCTGGGCGAGGCCCATCTGGCACTGGCGGGCAAGCCCCTCCACGGCTAG